From the genome of Podospora pseudoanserina strain CBS 124.78 chromosome 7 map unlocalized CBS124.78p_7.2, whole genome shotgun sequence, one region includes:
- a CDS encoding uncharacterized protein (EggNog:ENOG503PYBK): MQNSQSGFKIFPGGWSTWSGGYSDSVFKPTENPSPVPDQLPSKVQQRQISEPSVAHELHPPTIPSVRTKRGDTPHPAFSATPPPVMDDISDRDTPAASIEGPESSTPPYMDSDDDRKMIRNTNEPSPLIQFLTMNVIQPPTPRATTRIKQSASMDHSNPMYPFTPALSTYVAPSTSAVPSTFAAPSHFVAPSAFHAPSPSVTPSTSTDSVSTTKSNSSTMKARLSALKESHLSVKLITNHFESQYRLSRFSSITPTIPKWLNLRETAQQLARLPLTNGKTYKLPIRRATRETAPLVKTWRANHATWREAFNTNGKMPWMGTRSELFAIEVVEKRSWGGMPRFITRAFEDEGVQLGWIFDHDYVETVEPTGEGWENVPEFWKGARIFDAVWRVLYMKVTKGKVLRLGFEDDLTELVREVVVSGSWREVVEEGSVSSENSLEVGDEVVVQEEVGVVEEMEVGQKETQLQERVQEERTQEERAQEERAQEEKLQERRRLDAKRKREKRQEEKKRQEKMREKQDSQSERIGGTQNEHRNTSITHQQTPPAPQPPPSTAVNCWPMLKKEMMDPVKEVLRDIMPSALGKRQLQEDTEDDDDATSVAPRKKQKTVQHVDTAEQVNLPSPPKGSETPPAKVGKTVETLGDDKGEDKIEKEMLVDLVNRHNAAVSKILKLENQMEEVTNEHGAMKERLRVVVEENRILRNQMTAVFHRLELVEKSYYRGSPQSAQGSPARIQPGLRAPRQPVKTEQQRNDERMKGASFYEGRTYSRPSI; the protein is encoded by the coding sequence ATGCAGAATTCTCAGAGTGGGTTCAAGATTTTCCCTGGCGGCTGGTCAACTTGGTCTGGCGGGTACTCAGATTCTGTCTTCAAACCTACCGAGAATCCTTCACCCGTACCTGACCAATTGCCATCGAAAGTCCAGCAACGGCAAATCTCAGAACCCAGCGTAGCTCACGAGCTACACCCTCCGACAATACCTTCAGTCAGAACCAAACGTGGAGATACACCGCACCCGGCGTTTTCAGCCACGCCCCCTCCAGTTATGGACGACATTTCCGACCGGGACACACCTGCGGCCTCCATCGAAGGTCCGGAGTCGAGCACACCACCCTATATGGATTCTGATGATGACCGGAAGATGATTAGAAACACAAACGAGCCCTCGCCATTGATCCAGTTTCTGACCATGAACGTTATCCAACCGCCAACTCCTCGAGCCACCACCAGAATCAAACAATCGGCCTCTATGGACCACTCAAATCCCATGTACCCTTTCACGCCCGCTCTTTCCACTTACGTCGCTCCTTCCACATCTGCTGTTCCTTCCACCTTTGCTGCTCCTTCCCACTTTGTCGCTCCTTCCGCTTTCCAcgctccttccccctccgtCACTCCTTCTACCTCAACAGACTCCGTCTCAACCACCAAGAGCAATAGCTCCACCATGAAAGCCCGCCTCAGCGCTCTCAAAGAATCTCACCTCTCGGTCAAACTGATCACCAACCATTTCGAATCTCAGTACCGCCTTTCTAGGTTCTCCAGTATTACCCCTACCATTCCAAAATGGCTCAACCTCCGCGAAACAGCTCAACAGCTCGCACGTCTTCCCCTCACCAACGGCAAAACCTACAAGCTCCCCATCCGCCGCGCGACCCGCGAGACAGCCCCCCTTGTCAAGACTTGGCGAGCCAACCACGCCACCTGGCGCGAGgccttcaacaccaacgggAAGATGCCATGGATGGGCACCCGGTCTGAACTTTTCGCCATTGAGGTCGTCGagaagaggagctggggtGGGATGCCGCGTTTTATTACGAGGGCTTTTGAGGACGAGGGGGTTCAGCTGGGGTGGATTTTTGACCACGATTATGTCGAGACTGTGGAGCCGACGGGCGAAGGATGGGAAAATGTTCCGGAGTTTTGGAAGGGGGCAAGGATTTTTGATGCAGTATGGAGAGTGTTGTACATGAAGGTGACTAAGGGGAAGGTGTTGCGGCTGGGGTTTGAGGATGATTTGACGGAGTTGGTaagggaggtggttgttagtgggagctggcgggaggttgtggaagaggggTCTGTGAGTTCGGAGAATAGcctggaggttggggatgaagtggtggtgcaagaggaggttggggtagTTGAGGAAATGGAGGTGGGACAGAAAGAGACGCAGCTTCAGGAGAGGGTTCAGGAGGAGAGGActcaggaggagagggctcaggaggagagggctcAGGAGGAGAAACTCCAGGAGAGGAGACGTCTGGATGCAAAACGCAAGAGGGAGAAGCgtcaggaggagaagaagcgtCAGGAGAAAATGCGTGAGAAGCAAGACTCACAGAGCGAACGGATTGGAGGAACCCAGAATGAGCATCGCAACACCAGTATCACACACCAGCAgacaccaccggccccccaaccaccgccgAGCACAGCAGTAAACTGCTGGCCGATGCTGAAGAAAGAGATGATGGATCCTGTAAAGGAGGTACTGCGGGATATTATGCCCAGTGCCCTAGGGAAGAGGCAGCTTCAAGAGGACacggaggatgatgatgatgccacTTCGGTGGCGCCAAGAAAGAAGCAGAAAACAGTACAGCATGTCGACACCGCCGAGCAGGTCAACCTACCATCTCCCCCTAAGGGGTCTGAGACACCACCCGCGAAGGTGGGCAAGACCGTTGAGACTTTGGGGGACGACAAAGGGGAAGACAAAATCGAGAAGGAAATGCTAGTAGATCTCGTCAACAGGCATAATGCGGCCGTGAGCAAGATCCTCAAACTCGAGAACCAGATGGAAGAGGTCACCAACGAGCATGGAGCAATGAAGGAGAGGTTACGGGTAGTAGTAGAGGAGAACAGGATCCTCCGTAATCAGATGACGGCGGTGTTCCATCGGTTGGAGTTGGTAGAGAAGAGTTACTATCGCGGATCTCCTCAGTCTGCCCAAGGTTCACCGGCTCGGATTCAGCCTGGTCTCCGGGCTCCTAGACAGCCGGTCAAGACTGAGCAGCAGCGGAATGATGAGCGTATGAAAGGGGCAAGTTTTTATGAGGGGCGTACGTATAGTCGTCCTTCGATTTGA